A DNA window from Pogona vitticeps strain Pit_001003342236 chromosome 2, PviZW2.1, whole genome shotgun sequence contains the following coding sequences:
- the LOC144587188 gene encoding uncharacterized protein LOC144587188 — MEVPSQWGLDTFEEMAVHFTAFHGGGLGALRAQTEGLAERDYRGELWSCGNLPPLNSTSAPAAPTGAEAGASPSETKAPAVARKSEPRVTAEATPQEDSTDEEDMEHPSAAMAARQQVPWAGFEKVFTFVRQKGKNVVVQCNCCLPAIKHLSSAINSSSNLRKHLERAHPGMLKVIRSLKKAKKHGLSTDPIIFSGLADIVATARASQLPTRIPAVVHRTESPTLAEPPSHEDSMQEDDTDQESTPATSQPWAGGVEKEATLGSDVAAPAPATAAEGSASHSETKVPEVISGGEPQVVVVETRAQEDMAHEEDAEQPSAARNTRQQAPQQPQPLPWSEFEKAFTFVRQKGGSVLMQCNYCLPVIKNVSTAVNSSTNLRKHLEKVHPEKLGASENSGKGKKRGFFEELLDEDDDPPSIKILKQQQQQAVLERWGSGKEAITQKILDRKIMDFIVEETLPLETVDRPSFVGLVRLGLPKCLTIMCSETLRDSIEKRSFSMRERLVKRMGPVAYIATTADCWTDGRKSFLGVTAHWISPTTLEREFGALACKRLRGPHTYEVLAGALHDVYAQYKIRHKVVCTTTDNGSNFVKAFRVFEAKEESEAADASASEEEEEEEEEEEENGDPNKEEEEAEVKFVPISEILDGGDRDREGAADAKELSLPPHRRCASHTLNLVATQDVEAMLAEASKDSPLGPFKKHFCSLMGKCGELWATLDRSKPMAESIHEQCGMYLKIPVKTRWTTVFEALKQLSDLLSAVPLKVDIITDQCSLERVTPAESLILEEYTEIMGPLAQSLEILQGENGMYMGYLLPTLYNLDRKLQGLENKPGRFTHGLPLLQGLRQALRRRFDHIWEDRGLLLAACLHPRFKVDWLESAPNAQTSKSMMEALLKAEIQSAASEDGAEPSERDREGSRAEEDFFSIQTRSAKLAGEGAEEDEEVARYLKSPVREVSSLHAFPRVMRSFLRHNTPMPSSAAVEYLFSTVGHVMTVKRPSLSDELFEQLVLLRQNRPVF; from the exons ATGGAGGTGCCCTCGCAGTGG ggcctcgatactttcGAGGAGATGGCGGTGCACTTCACGGCTTTCCACGGAGGAGGGCTGGGCGCGCTGAGGGCCCAGACGGAGGGCTTGGCGGAAAGGGACTACCGAGGAGAACTCTGGAGCTGCGGGAACCTCCCTCCGCTGA ACAGCACCTCCGCTCCTGCGGCGCCCACTGGGGCAGAGGCGGGCGCCAGCCCCTCGGAGACCAAGGCGCCGGCGGTGGCGCGCAAGAGCGAGCCACGCGTGACGGCCGAGGCGACCCCCCAGGAGGACTCCACCGACGAGGAGGACATGGAGCATCCGTCGGCCGCCATGGCGGCGCGCCAGCAGGTCCCCTGGGCCGGCTTTGAGAAAGTCTTCACGTTTGTGCGCCAGAAAGGGAAGAACGTGGTGGTTCAGTGCAACTGCTGCCTCCCGGCCATCAAGCACCTGAGCTCGGCCATCAACTCCTCGTCCAACCTGAGGAAGCATTTGGAG agGGCTCACCCTGGCATGCTGAAAGTCATAAGAAGTCTGAAGAAGGCGAAGAAGCACGGCCTTTCCACGGACCCCATTATTTTCTCCG GCCTGGCCGACATCGTGGCCACCGCCAGGGCCAGCCAGTTGCCGACCAGGATCCCCGCCGTGGTGCATAGGACCGAGTCTCCGACCCTGGCCGAGCCGCCGTCGCACGAGGACTCGATGCAGGAGGACGACACGGACCAGGAGTCGACTCCCGCCACCTCGCAGCCGTGGGCCGGAGGGGTTGAGAAGGAGGCCACCCTCGGCTCAG ATGTTGCTGCTCCAGCTCCTGCCACGGCAGCTGAGGGAAGCGCTAGCCATTCGGAAACGAAAGTGCCGGAGGTGATATCCGGCGGCGAGccgcaggtggtggtggtggagacgAGAGCCCAGGAAGACATGGCGCACGAAGAGGACGCCGAGCAGCCATCGGCGGCCAGGAACACACGCCAGCAGGCGCCGCAGCAGCCACAGCCATTGCCGTGGTCCGAGTTCGAGAAGGCCTTTACGTTCGTGCGCCAGAAGGGAGGAAGCGTCTTGATGCAATGCAATTACTGCCTGCCGGTGATCAAAAACGTGAGCACCGCCGTGAACTCCTCGACAAACCTGAGGAAGCATTTGGAG AAAGTGCACCCAGAGAAGTTGGGAGCATCCGAGAAttcaggaaaggggaaaaaaagaggctttTTTGAAGAACTGCTGGACGAGGATGACGATCCCCCTTCGATCAAAAtcctgaagcagcagcagcagcaggcggtCCTGGAGAGGTGGGGGTCGGGGAAGGAAGCCATTACCCAGAAGATCCTCGACCGGAAGATTATGGACTTCATTGTGGAGGAGACGCTGCCCCTCGAGACGGTCGACCGGCCCTCCTTTGTGGGCCTCGTCCGCCTGGGCCTCCCCAAATGTCTCACCATCATGTGCTCGGAGACTCTGAGAGACAGCATCGAGAAGAGATCCTTCAGCATGCGGGAGAGGCTCGTGAAGCGGATGGGCCCCGTGGCTTACATCGCCACCACCGCCGATTGCTGGACCGACGGCAGGAAGAGTTTCTTAGGGGTGACGGCCCACTGGATCAGCCCCACCACCCTGGAGCGTGAGTTTGGGGCCTTGGCCTGCAAGCGCCTCAGAGGCCCCCACACGTACGAGGTCTTGGCGGGAGCGCTGCATGACGTGTACGCACAGTACAAGATCCGCCACAAGGTCGTGTGCACCACCACGGACAACGGGTCCAACTTTGTGAAGGCCTTCCGGGTTTTTGAGGCCAAAGAAGAGTCAGAGGCTGCTGACGCCAGTGcaagcgaggaggaggaggaagaggaggaggaggaggaggagaatggagaccccaacaaggaggaggaagaggcggagGTGAAGTTCGTCCCAATCTCTGAGATTCTGGACGGAGGCGACCGGGATCGGGAAGGTGCTGCAGACGCAAAGGAGTTGAGCTTGCCACCGCACCGGAGGTGCGCCAGCCACACCCTCAACCTGGTGGCCACCCAGGACGTGGAAGCCATGTTGGCCGAGGCGTCCAAGGACAGCCCTCTGGGGCCTTTCAAGAAACACTTCTGCTCCTTGATGGGGAAGTGCGGCGAGCTGTGGGCCACGCTGGATCGCTCCAAGCCGATGGCGGAGAGCATCCACGAGCAGTGCGGGATGTACCTGAAGATCCCCGTGAAGACCCGGTGGACCACCGTCTTCGAGGCGCTGAAGCAGCTGAGCGACCTGCTCTCCGCCGTTCCCCTCAAGGTGGACATCATCACGGACCAGTGCTCCTTGGAGAGGGTCACCCCGGCCGAGAGCCTCATCCTGGAAGAGTACACGGAAATCATGGGGCCCCTCGCCCAGTCACTGGAGATCCTGCAGGGGGAGAATGGGATGTACATGGGGTACCTGCTGCCGACGCTGTACAACCTGGACCGCAAGCTGCAAGGGCTGGAGAATAAGCCGGGCCGGTTCACCCATGGCCTCCCGCTCCTCCAGGGCCTGCGGCAAGCCCTGCGGAGGCGGTTCGACCACATCTGGGAGGACAGGGGGCTCCTGCTCGCGGCCTGCCTGCATCCTCGCTTCAAGGTGGATTGGCTGGAGTCGGCGCCAAACGCGCAGACGAGCAA GTCCATGATGGAAGCCCTGTTGAAGGCCGAAATCCAGAGCGCGGCCAGTGAGGATGGCGCAGAACCTTCCGAGAGAGACCGGGAAGGGAGTCGTGCGGAGGAGGACTTTTTTAGCATCCAGACCCGGAGCGCCAAGTTGGCCGGGGAAGGGgcggaggaggacgaggaggtgGCCCGATACCTGAAGTCCCCTGTCCGGGAGGTCTCGTCGTTACACGCTTTCCCACGGGTGATGCGGAGCTTCCTCCGGCACAACACGCCCATGCCTTCCAGCGCCGCCGTGGAGTACCTCTTCAGCACGGTGGGCCACGTCATGACGGTGAAGAGACCCTCATTGTCCGACGAGCTCTTTGAGCAACTTGTGCTCCTGAGGCAGAACCGACCAGTGTTTTAA